One Phycisphaera mikurensis NBRC 102666 DNA window includes the following coding sequences:
- a CDS encoding pyridoxal phosphate-dependent aminotransferase, with protein sequence MHHLLTARARGIDASGIRRVFDLAAKMTDPIDLSIGQPDFEVPDAVRHAAVGAMEAGQNRYTPTQGTAPLREALTRATTTEFPSTGEGAALREDLGLLVTSGVSGGLTLAFLACLGPGDEVVFSDPAFVMYRHLATLAGAASVACDTYPDFRLTADRVEPLLTERTKIVVVNSPGNPTGVCNTAAELADLATLCARRGVLLITDEIYDAFTYADGDGQPAAPGGFVSPLSDPAVDPAGVLLLRGFSKTYGMTGWRLGHAVGPKPVVEAMTKLQQYTFVCAPSPAQAAGVAALRADVSAHVGAYARKRDRVVERLSPRFRLAAPGGAFYAFPEVPKHLGLTGTRFVEAAIERNVLVIPGSVFSARDTHFRLSYACGEATLERGLDVLCELAEG encoded by the coding sequence ATGCACCACCTGCTCACCGCCCGCGCCCGCGGCATCGACGCCTCGGGCATCCGCCGCGTCTTCGATCTCGCGGCGAAGATGACCGACCCGATCGACCTGTCGATCGGGCAGCCGGATTTCGAGGTGCCCGACGCCGTGCGGCACGCCGCCGTCGGCGCGATGGAGGCGGGGCAAAACCGGTACACGCCTACCCAGGGCACGGCCCCGCTGCGCGAGGCCCTGACGCGTGCGACGACCACCGAGTTCCCGAGCACGGGCGAGGGCGCGGCCCTGCGCGAGGACCTCGGCCTGCTCGTCACGTCCGGCGTCTCCGGCGGCCTCACGCTCGCCTTTCTCGCCTGCCTCGGGCCCGGCGACGAGGTGGTCTTTTCCGACCCGGCCTTCGTGATGTACCGCCACCTGGCGACCCTCGCGGGAGCGGCCTCGGTCGCGTGCGACACGTACCCGGACTTCCGCCTCACCGCCGACCGCGTCGAGCCGCTGCTGACCGAGCGGACGAAGATCGTGGTGGTCAACTCGCCCGGCAACCCCACCGGCGTCTGCAACACCGCCGCCGAGCTGGCCGATCTCGCGACGCTCTGCGCCCGCCGCGGCGTGCTGCTGATCACCGACGAGATCTACGACGCCTTCACGTACGCCGACGGCGACGGGCAGCCCGCCGCTCCGGGGGGCTTCGTCTCGCCGCTGTCGGATCCGGCGGTCGATCCCGCCGGCGTGCTGCTGCTCCGCGGCTTCAGCAAGACCTACGGGATGACCGGCTGGCGTCTCGGCCACGCGGTGGGGCCCAAGCCGGTCGTCGAGGCGATGACGAAGCTGCAGCAGTACACCTTCGTCTGCGCCCCCAGCCCCGCCCAGGCCGCCGGCGTCGCGGCGCTGCGGGCCGACGTCTCCGCGCACGTCGGCGCGTACGCCAGGAAGCGGGACCGCGTGGTCGAGCGGCTGTCCCCGCGCTTCCGGCTCGCCGCCCCCGGCGGCGCCTTCTACGCCTTCCCCGAGGTCCCCAAGCACCTCGGTCTCACCGGCACGCGTTTCGTCGAGGCCGCCATCGAGCGGAACGTGCTGGTGATCCCGGGGAGCGTCTTCTCTGCGCGGGACACGCACTTCCGGCTGTCCTACGCGTGCGGCGAGGCGACGCTGGAGCGGGGGTTGGATGTGTTGTGCGAGTTGGCGGAGGGGTAG
- the acpS gene encoding holo-ACP synthase: MRILGHGIDLVSIPRVAELLEAHPARFRERCFTPAEASYCDAGGRRGPERYAARFAAKEAAVKALGTGFRGGIAWTDLEVTRDAAGRPGLRLSGAAAAVARSRGLAEWWLSLSHTDEHAMASVIAGGGGPAGSGPAAMAADTIAPEASRSVSRGREQATEPTTETLR, translated from the coding sequence ATGCGGATCCTGGGCCACGGCATCGATCTGGTCTCGATCCCGCGGGTGGCCGAGCTGCTCGAGGCCCACCCCGCCCGCTTCCGTGAACGCTGCTTCACGCCGGCTGAGGCTTCCTACTGCGACGCCGGCGGCCGGCGCGGCCCGGAGCGCTACGCGGCCCGCTTCGCGGCCAAGGAGGCCGCGGTCAAGGCCTTGGGGACCGGCTTCCGCGGCGGCATCGCCTGGACCGATCTCGAGGTCACCCGCGACGCGGCGGGCCGGCCCGGTCTGCGGCTGTCGGGGGCGGCCGCTGCCGTCGCGCGGTCACGGGGGCTGGCAGAGTGGTGGCTGAGCCTCAGTCACACCGATGAACACGCCATGGCGAGCGTGATCGCCGGCGGCGGGGGGCCTGCGGGCTCCGGACCGGCGGCGATGGCGGCTGATACGATCGCCCCCGAAGCGTCGCGGAGCGTTTCCCGCGGCCGAGAGCAGGCGACGGAACCCACGACCGAAACCCTCCGATGA
- a CDS encoding small basic protein has translation MSLDSSLKAGGGLKRHRNVLTRPERIELLAKKDAFDKKQGDPLGLPKVGNRKLTTGKK, from the coding sequence ATGAGCCTCGACAGCTCCCTCAAGGCCGGTGGCGGCCTCAAGCGTCACCGCAACGTCCTCACCCGCCCCGAGCGGATCGAACTGCTCGCGAAGAAGGATGCCTTCGACAAGAAGCAAGGCGATCCGCTGGGCCTGCCCAAGGTCGGCAACCGCAAGCTGACGACCGGGAAGAAGTAG